A genomic stretch from Falco cherrug isolate bFalChe1 chromosome 1, bFalChe1.pri, whole genome shotgun sequence includes:
- the ZGRF1 gene encoding protein ZGRF1 isoform X4, with product MASQEFTVLYTHQKMKKSKTWQDGILRITTGRNKAILFDDKGQCLESIFVKSQVNAGDNLEGERYLITVEAVKLNEKSFEDQPRKAEAPAVDRNGVKPGVLPPRHLSVGLKRKFTGFQGPRQVGKKILAMEDGLKSMTLPLSKQCQGTLSSKFYVTSPLFSTVSKKDTETNMFADFHEDVCMGNDTEHMSVSSLLSAPFLDRCEKAEKQNSDQSIVKPEPSQITGDTKSSSQTAGHRAASGNIRSTAQIIALLKSKPTQGCREQTPAVTECLSRFQASGNTGSLHKSTILHGFSGNSAKRLMQNIQDLPFTKGTVNDKKEWNAEMLLNSSEQPCVKEVTRHDKEADNLSHDLQDPCNTNSCFLPESIVSRMSDSQFVLSSGDVSCSASPITSEKKHSRYRGRSVTSSPKEDSSVKLQSELQPRQNPGEPSDLQLSEDLTLTETGIVKEELSTHGKDCGLGEQMMEVNFSLLEAFDFNDTNNEDLCERDVSKLTEGGMLSQSPDCLTEDDVAQNAALRLHSCCQVVTHSKNGEVKCSTSDGENDGNPCAGVMPSQLCDSDVGDTGTIAEDSANQTRFEVELLDDGCNIKEINEGQLNTEGTNKKDLDGCAVCTVNGMSQIKSKHSDLFPGDVNVNECHPKLSTFEKTGSISCISTSRITSAVDKKTEDDVIQLGCLKSPDVDLERFWGTKTDDIKPGKGHSSLHETEIDENDFESLESINASQEACKGERIGTDCLKCMAMADNSSDLPDLVNNITLLRALTQHSTALESLQKIEENNSTLYEAETSKEIFEHLVKAKAIKQFTEIPYSESIQASSGSYFDSSGLMPVVFQGHQVKGSAASEIMLRAPCSQLGWQQYQDNTEFAAERFLSPLFSSNYVLSDFRESPGSRSPHEGDIREENFEKQSNVIEESRIDQSPLALNMYSEVLPRTVSDSISHSDLRQTQWTSWEPDKVISSVELTSPLNPDSTFSPASGSGETIGDMQEPLIHRMLPTQEKSSYPGECNLSRFKRPVKTRARVPFVSLPATEKVPDAVYPTDSEEVQQSFESSVVNLCNESAVFPISAFGPGDRNYETSVFGEYTEDEQREFVQSVFPNLTSQYRQSKWLKYQNMAQCDLIAQNSDDSEVTDDICAENVLGMLLGDTGESSAVNKSAPGSACLLTAKSMLDKCCANTSKEDFISERKLLSLHLSQTPLAEATQKVLSHLSCYTVTGYGQDITISELSFPNVDKVKYADLPKRKISIPTVFESHVHYKQIFKAALTEQLNIMLFGLSQRLHKALSKVDVSFYTSLKDGQSMSKESCVPLCSHMRPAKLVMVKKEGQNKGRLFYTCDAPKSEQCLFFKWIEDVNPSQIKSRPSAVLHDMKSVGTYLRSQNIALYEGCQLLVRKAFEVQAQRCSKFKKFMNTPDRFDGDSKKKLYLKLSRKEHYSFYSKDDIWVISKTLNFDPLDTFIASSAFFGPSSNNEVELLPLKGYCPSNWRSNMIVHALLVCNASGELTALRNMEEHFNPSTLPLMPYLLKMNFRSENATNRVNKRKFIPPAINLKRTMTYGPVSTEVAMELAKKMIQTFLLNPDQATSLIRIAQMMTSCENLKPVEEHQILPITIIHGVFGAGKSYLLSVVILFLVQLFESSEATKGPRPAQWKLLIASSTNVAIDRILQGLLDLGFEDFIRVGSIRKITKAILPHSLHAGSGNDNEQLKELLALMKEDLTPTEKMYVRKSIEQHKLGTNKTILQQVKVVGVTCAACPFPCLNALKFPVVMLDECSQITEPASLLPIARFQCEKLVLVGDPKQLPPTIQGSESVHEKGLEQTLFDRLCLMGHKTILLRTQYRCHPAISAIANELFYEGNLINGVSEKDRSPLLDWLPTLCFYNVNGVEQIERDNSFYNMAEVHFAVKLIQALVASGIKGSAIGLITLYKSQMCKTQNLLSDIHSEAFELKAVQVSTVDAFQGAEKEIIVLSCVRTRQIGFIDSEKRMNVALTRAKRHLLIVGNLACLSRNRLWGRVIHHCKGWENGLQHASQCEQQLNEILTCYLEKREEEAQKN from the exons ATGGCTTCTCAAGAATTTACT GTGTTATATACTcaccaaaaaatgaaaaaatcaaaaACGTGGCAAGATGGAATTCTGAGGATTACAACTGGCAGAAATAAG GCTATCTTGTTTGATGATAAAGGACAATGTTTGGAGAGTATTTTTGTGAAATCTCAG GTGAATGCTGGAGATAATTTAGAAGGTGAACGATATTTGATCACAGTGGAAGCAGTAAAATTGaatgaaaaatcttttgaagATCAgccaaggaaagcagaagctCCAGCAGTGGATAGAAATGGTGTAAAACCTGGTGTTCTGCCTCCACGACATCTGTCTGTTGGCTTGAAAAGGAAGTTTACA GGTTTCCAAGGGCCACGCcaagttggaaagaaaatactagCAATGGAAGACGGATTAAAATCAATGACGTTACCTTTATCTAAGCAGTGTCAGGGTACTTTGTCATCCAAGTTTTATGTTACCTCTCCATTATTTTCTACAGTTTCTAAGAAGGATACAGAAACAAATATGTTTGCAGACTTTCATGAAGATGTGTGTATGGGTAACGATACAGAGCACATGTCTGTCTCCTCACTGCTTTCTGCTCCATTTCTTGACAGATGTGAGAAGGCAGAGAAGCAAAACTCTGATCAGTCCATTGTGAAGCCAGAACCTTCTCAAATTACTGGGGACACCAAATCTAGTAGTCAGACAGCTGGTCACAGGGCAGCATCAGGCAACATAAGGAGCACAGCACAGATAATTGCTCTTTTGAAGTCTAAACCAACGCAAGGATGCAGAGAGCAAACACCCGCAGTCACAGAATGCCTTTCTAGGTTTCAGGCATCAGGAAACACAGGTAGCTTACATAAGAGCACAATCCTGCATGGTTTTTCAGGCAACAGTGCCAAAAGACTCATGCAAAATATTCAGGACCTGCCTTTTACGAAGGGAACTGTAAATGATAAAAAGGAATGGAATGCTGAAATGCTTCTAAATTCATCTGAACAACCTTGTGTTAAAGAAGTCACAAGACATGACAAAGAGGCAGATAATTTAAGTCACGACTTACAAGATCCCTGCAATACAAATAGTTGCTTCCTACCTGAATCCATTGTAAGTAGAATGAGTGACAGTCAGTTTGTCCTATCCTCAGGTGACGTTTCATGTTCAGCAAGTCCAAtcacctctgaaaaaaaacactcCAGATACAGAGGACGTTCAGTGACTAGCAGTCCTAAGGAGGATTCATCTGTGAAGTTGCAAAGTGAGCTTCAGCCCAGACAAAATCCAGGAGAGCCTAGTGATCTGCAGCTCTCTGAGGACTTAACATTGACTGAAACTGGAATTGTAAAGGAGGAATTAAGTACACATGGCAAAGACTGTGGTCTGGGTGAACAGATGATGGAGGTTAACTTCAGTCTACTGGAGGCTTTTGATTTTAATGACACCAACAATGAAGACCTGTGTGAAAGAGATGTGAGTAAACTCACTGAAGGAGGCATGCTTTCACAAAGTCCAGATTGCTTAACAGAAGATGATGTAGCACAAAATGCTGCACTGAGGCTTCATTCTTGCTGTCAAGTAGTGACGCACAGTAAAAATGGAGAAGTCAAATGTTCAACATCTGATGGAGAGAATGATGGAAATCCCTGCGCTGGGGTTATGCCATCTCAGCTTTGCGACAGCGATGTCGGAGATACAGGGACAATTGCAGAAGACTCTGCAAACCAGACCAGATTTGAAGTGGAACTTTTGGATGATGGATGcaacataaaagaaattaatgaaggCCAATTAAATACTGAAGGCACAAACAAGAAGGATCTTGATGGCTGTGCAGTGTGTACCGTTAATGGCATGTCACAGATAAAAAGCAAGCACTCTGATCTCTTTCCTGGAGACGTAAATGTTAATGAATGTCACCCTAAACTGAGTACGTTTGAGAAAACTGGAAgtatttcatgtatttctacCAGCAGAATAACTTCTGCAGTGGACAAAAAGACCGAAGATGATGTTATACAGCTTGGATGCCTGAAATCCCCAGATGTTGATTTAGAGCGCTTCTGGGGTACTAAGACTGATGACATTAAACCAG GAAAAGGCCATTCATCTCTACACGAAACAGAAATAGATGAAAATGACTTTGAAAGTTTAGAGAGCATAAATGCCTCTCAGGAAGCCTGCAAAGGTGAAAGAATAGGAACGGATTGCCTGAAATGCATGGCAATGGCTGACAATTCATCAGATCTTCCTGATTTGGTAAACAATATCACTCTTCTAAGAGCTTTGACTCAACATAGCACAGCATTAGAAAGCTTACAAAAGATTGAGGAAAATAATAGCACATTATATGAAGCAGAGACTTCTAAAGAGATATTTGAACACCTTGTGAAGGCTAAAG CTATAAAACAGTTTACGGAAATACCTTACTCAGAAAGTATACAGGCATCTTCCGGTTCATACTTTGATTCTTCTGGCCTTATG CCTGTTGTGTTTCAAGGGCACCAAGTAAAAGGATCAGCAGCTAGTGAGATAATGTTGagagctccctgctcccagctagGATGGCAGCAGTACCAAGATAATACAGAGTTTGCAGCTGAGAGATTTTTGTCACCCCTGTTTTCAAGCAATTATGTCTTGTCTGACTTCAGAGag TCTCCAGGTTCAAGAAGTCCTCATGAGGGTGATATCAGAGAAgagaattttgaaaagcagtctAATGTTATTGAAGAGTCAAGAATAGATCAGTCCC CGTTGGCATTGAATATGTATTCTGAAGTTCTACCACGGACAGTGTCAGACTCAATTTCACATTCTGATTTGAGACAAACACAGTGGACTTCATGGGAACCTGACAAG GTGATATCATCAGTGGAACTGACTTCCCCGCTTAATCCAGACTCTACATTTTCTCCAGCTTCAGGAAGTGGGGAAACTATTGGAGATATGCAAGAGCCTCTGATACACAGGATGTTGCCAA CACAGGAGAAATCCAGCTATCCAGGGGAATGCAACCTCTCAAGATTCAAACGCCCAGTTAAAACACGAGCTCGAGTTCCGTTTGTCAGTCTTCCTGCCACTGAGAAGGTTCCCGATGCAGTTTATCCAACTGACAGTGAGGAGGTCCAGCAATCTTTTGAGTCTTCAGTAGTCAATTTATGCAACGAGTCAGCGGTATTTCCTATTAGTGCTTTTGGCCCTGGGGACAGAAATTATGAAACCTCTGTGTTTGGAGAGTATACGGAAGATGAACAAAGGGAGTTTGTACAATCAGTATTCCCTAATTTGACTTCACAATATAGACAAAGCAAGTGGCTAAAATATCAAAACATGGCTCAGTGTGACTTGATAGCTCAAAATAGTGATGATAGCGAAGTGACTGATGACATCTGTGCTGAGAATGTCCTTGGAATGCTGCTGGGTGATACAGGAGAGAGCAGTGCCGTGAATAAAAGCGCTCCCGGCTCTGCATGTCTACTGACAGCAAAGAGCATGCTTGATAAATGCTGTGCAAATACCAGCAAGGAAGATTTCATTTCAGAGAGGAAGTTACTTTCTCTGCACTTAAGTCAGACACCTTTGGCTGAAGCAACACAAAAGGTGTTAAGTCATCTGAGCTGCTACACTGTAACAGGATACGGCCAG gACATAACAATTTCTGAGTTGTCTTTTCCTAATGTGGATAAAGTAAAATATGCTGATCTTCCTAAAAGAAAGATTTCCATACCAACTGTTTTTGAGTCTCATGTTCActacaaacagatttttaaagctgctctgACAG AGCAATTAAACATAATGCTATTTGGGTTGTCACAAAGATTACACAAAGCTCTTTCAAAAGTGGATGTATCATTTTACACATCACTGAAAGATGGGCAAAGCATGAGCAAAGAAAGCTGCGTTCCACTCTGCAGTCACATGCGTCCTGCTAAGCTTGTTATGGTTAAAAAAGAAGGTCAAAACAAG gGTCGTTTGTTCTATACCTGTGATGCCCCAAAATCTGagcagtgtttgtttttcaagtggATAGAAGATGTGAACCCCTCGCAGATAAAATCCAGACCTAGTGCAGTGCTTCATGATATGAAAAGTGTTGGGACATACCTCAGAAGTCAAAATATTGCTCTCTATGAGGGATGCCAGCTCTTGGTGAG GAAAGCCTTTGAAGTTCAAGCACAACGGTGTAGTAAGTTCAAGAAATTTATGAATACACCTGATAGATTTGATGGTGATTCCAAAAAAAAGTTGTACCTCAAACTAAGTAGAAAGGAGCATTATTCTTTCTATAGCAAAG ATGATATTTGGGTTATTTCGAAGACTTTGAATTTTGATCCTCTTGATACTTTCATTGCAAGTAGTGCTTTCTTTGGACCATCCTCCAACAATGAAGTGGAATTACTACCACTGAAAGGCTACTGTCCCTCAAACTGGCGATCAAATA TGATTGTTCATGCCTTGCTGGTTTGTAATGCTAGTGGTGAGCTTACAGCTTTAAGGAATATGGAGGAGCACTTCAATCCATCTACGTTACCACTAATGCCATATCTATTAAAGAT GAATTTTCGTTCTGAAAATGCTACTAATAGagtcaacaaaagaaaatttattccaCCTGCCATCAACCTGAAACGCACAATGACGTATGGACCCGTCAGCACTGAAGTGGCAATGGAACTAGCTAAAAAGATGATCCAAACGTTCTTGTTGAACCCAGATCAAGCTACATCACTGATTCGGATAGCTCAGATGATGACCTCATGTGAAAATCTCAAACCAGTGGAAGAACACCAGATCTTGCCTATCACAATTATACATG GTGTTTTTGGAGCTGGCAAGAGCTATCTGCTGTCTGTTGTGATTTTGTTCTTAGTACAGCTCTTTGAAAGTAGTGAAGCTACCAAGGGTCCAAGGCCAGCTCAGTGGAAACTTCTGATTGCTTCTTCCACTAATGTTGCCATAGACAGGATACTGCAGGG TCTACTTGATCTTGGATTTGAGGATTTTATCAGAGTGGGAAGTATTAGGAAAATCACCAAAGCAATTCTTCCCCATAG tTTACATGCTGGCTCAGGAAACGATAATGAGCAGTTAAAAGAGCTGCTTGCTCTCATGAAAGAAGATTTAACTCCAactgaaaaaatgtatgtaaGGAAGAGTATCGAGCAACATAAACTGGGGACCAATAAAACTATACTGCAACAG GTAAAAGTGGTTGGAGTGACCTGTGCTGCCTGCCCGTTCCCTTGTCTGAATGCTCTTAAGTTTCCTGTAGTGATGCTGGATGAGTGCAGTCAGATAACCGAAcctgcttctctccttcctATTGCAAG GTTTCAGTGTGAAAAGCTAGTCCTTGTTGGAGACCCTAAGCAATTACCACCAACTATTCAAGGGTCTGAGAGTGTTCATGAAAAGGGATTGGAGCAGACTCTCTTTGACCGGCTTTGCTTAATG GGACATAAAACAATACTTCTTCGGACACAGTACCGATGTCACCCTGCTATTAGTGCCATAGCCAACGAGCTGTTCTACGAAGGAAATCTGATAAATGGTGTTTCCGAGAAAGATAGAAGTCCTTTATTGGATTGGCTTCCAACACTATGTTTTTATAATGTTAACGGGGTAGAGCAA ATTGAAAGAGACAACAGCTTTTATAACATGGCAGAAGTTCATTTTGCAGTCAAGCTCATCCAGGCTCTAGTTGCAAGTGGAATAAAAGGATCTGCAATTGGTCTGATTACTCTTTATAAATCACAGATGTGTAAG ACTCAGAATTTGCTTAGCGACATACACTCTGAGGCTTTTGAACTTAAAGCTGTCCAGGTGTCCACTGTAGATGCATTCCAAGGAGCTGAGAAGGAGATCATTGTTCTGTCGTGTGTAAGAACAAGACAAATTGGGTTCATCGACTCAGAAAAGAGGATGAACGTTGCACTGACGAGAGCAAAGAGGCACCTGTTGATTGTTGGAAATCTGGCCTGTTTAAGTAGGAACAGACTGTGGGGAAGAGTAATTCATCACTGCAAAG GATGGGAAAATGGATTGCAACATGCAAGCCAGTGTGAGCAGCAGCTAAACGAAATTCTTACATGTTACTTGGAGAAACGGGaggaagaagcacagaaaaattaa